In bacterium, the genomic stretch ATGTCTATCCAGTTCATGTTTTGCTCCTATTTAATGTACTGCAGGGTCCGGGTGATGGTTCTGCCCTCTGCCTCCAGCCTGGCGAAATATATCCCGCTGGAAGTTCTATTCCCTGTTTCATCCCGGCCGTTCCACTGCGCCTGGTGCCGGCCCGCCGGCTGTGTGCCGTTGACCAGGGTCTTCACTAATTGTCCCTGGACGTTGTAAACCTTGATGGTTGCCAGCCCCGGTCTTGTTAATTGATAATTGATTATGGTTAATTGTTTGAAGGGGTTGGGAGCGTTCTGGGACAACCCGGTCGCTGTTATCAGTTCCACATTGCCTGGATCCCCCTCCACTCCCCCTTGCCCGGCCACGATGGAAAGAACGTTGGACTGGCGGGTCTCATAACAGGTGTCTGTGGAACTGACCGCTGTTACTGCATAGTAATACTCGGTGCCGGCGTAGGTGGTGGTGTCGGTGTAAACAGTGTCTAATACGATATTGGAATTGATCCTGGCAAATGGTCCGCCTGCGTTTTCGGCCCGGTAAATGTTGTACCCGGCGCAAGTTGTGTCTATCCAGAAATCATGCCAATAAACACGAATGTCGCTTCCGGCGTATTTTTTTGTGGTAGTGTCAAGATACCATAATTCCGGCAGGAAATCAGTCCATTCCTTAAGCACCCAGCTGTTCTGGTCCAGCTTGATCCTGGCTATCGGCTGGTCATCGTAAACCAGGAAATCCTGCGAGGTCAGACTGTCCCAAACCACGGTCACGCTGTCAAATCCTGCGGAGGTGCTGCAGGCCAGGGCCAGCGGCATCTTGTAAAGTTCTCCGGTGGTGGAGGTCTGCCTAAGTTTCACCCAGGCCGAATTGCTGTCGCCTTGAGTCTTGTAGTAGATCGCCGTGGAGTAGATGGGATGCCCGGCCCGGCACAGCCACTGATCAAAGAACCATTGGAGCGATGAGCCGTTATGCTGCTCCGCTATCCTCTGGAATTCGGCGGTGACGGCGCTGCCGTTGGCAAAGCTGTCGGTATAGGCCCTCATCATGGGGAAAAAGGCGGGGTCGCCCATCACCCAGCGCAGACCGTGAAGCACCCAGGCGCCCTTGTTGTAGACCAGGGAATAGTCGAACCACAGGCTGGGCGGCGGGTTGTAGACCGGGTAGAGGTTGGCGTTACCGGTCAGCGCCCTCCAGAAATATTGGTTCAGGTAATTGCCCGGAACGCTGTCCTTTTCCGATTCGTAATGGATGGCCTCCAGATAGCTGGCGAAGCCCTCGTTCAGCCAGATATCGGGCCAGGTACCGCAGGTCACCAGGTCGCCGTACCACATGTGGGCCAGCTCGTGGATCACCCCCTTCTGGACGTTGCCCAGCAGCCAGGAGCGGGTGATGGTGGTCATGGTCTGGTGCTCCATCCCACCGAACCAGGCGGGATAGACCGCGGCCATCCCGTATTTGCTGAACGGGTAAGGGGTAAACAATGAATCCAGCAGGCGGACCATCCCCGGCACGGTGGCAAACACCGTGCGCGATTGCGCGGAATCCTCGGGCCAGATGAAGTAATTGAGCGGAATGGCCCTCCCCGAAACAGTATGGGCGGTGTCCGACCACAGGGAAAAACGCGAGGCAGTGAAGCACATCAGATAGGTGGTGATGGCCGAATCCTCCTGCCAGCGCCAGGTCAGCCGGTCCCCGCTGCGCAGGGTGTCCTGCAGCAGGCCGTTGGAGGCCGCGGCAAAGGAGTCCGGCAGGGTGATGGAGATGCTGCAGCCGGAATCGGCCTTGTCCCAGGGCTCGTCAAAGCAGGGCATCCAGGCCCGGGCGTCCTGGGGCTCGCTCATGGTATAACCGGAGGTGTGCAAGGTATTGGCATCGTAGCCCTGGGGATACCAGAAATACCCCCATTTGTTGGCGCCGTTCTTGGAGAAATTACCGCCCCGGTAAAATATCTCCAGCTTAAAGCTTTGTTCCAGGCCGACCGCGGCAAAGTCCGCCGTCAAGGACAGGGTGTCGGCGCTGCGGGCGAACCCGGTGTGACTGCCGTTCAGCTTGACCGAGTCCACCTCCAGCCGGACGCAGTTCAGGATCAGGCTGTCCCCGGTAGTTTTGCGGACCGCCAGAATGTCCTGGTGCCCGTAGAGCGAGTCGTTGGTCATGGGAAGGTCCACCGCCAGCCGGTATCTCAGCACATCGTACTGATGGGCCGAGTCGAACTTGGCGTGAACTGGAGCAGGCTTAAAGAAGCCCGGAACCGGGCGGGATTCCATTGGCTCCCGGGCCAGGGCCGGGATGGCGGCCGTTAAAAGTACCAGGATGATTTTGCTCGTTTTCATTTCCCTCATTCTCCCAGTTCTCCCAGCTGGGCCAGGATCAAAGTGCTCAGCACGATCCCGGCGGTTTCGGCCCTCAGGCGCCGCGGCCCCAGAGTGACGATGTGGGCGTTATGTTTCTGAGCCAGGGCCCTCTCTTCCTGGGTGAACCCGCCTTCGGGGCCGGCCAGGCATAAGACGGTCCGGGGCATTTTGGCCAGCCCCTTGAAAACCGAGGCCACCGAGATCTTCTGCTGGCCCTCGTCGGCCAGCAGGATCAGGTCATATTCCTTGTGCCTCTGCATCAGGTCCTTGAGTTCTTCGGGCTGGCTGATCTGGGGCAGCACCGAACGCAGTGATTGTTTCATGGCCGCCGTGGATATCCTCTGCCAGCGGGCGGTCTTGTGGCCGGGGCCTTCCTCGTCCTGCAGCGGCGGCAGCAGTTTGTCGTTCTCGCCGGGCCGGGCCACCGAGTTCTTGGTGATCAGCGGAATGATTGCGAACAGCCCCAGCTCGGTCCCCTTCTCCACCGCGAAATCCATCCGCTGGCCCTTGGGCACGGCCTGGGCCAAAGTGACCCGGGCGATGGGCTCGTGTGACTTGCGCAGCTTGTTGACGATGCTGGCCGTCACCGTGTGCTCGGTGGCCGTGGCGATGGAGCACATGTACTCCCCGCCCTGGCCGTCCACTATGGTCAGCATGTCGCCCTTCTTGTGCCTCAGCACCTTGGCGATGTGCCGGGCCTCCTCGCCGGTGATGACTATCTGCCGCTCGGAGACGCACTCCGGCGGAGCGTAAAAATATTCTGCCATGATAACTTGCCGAAGTTTGGAAGTTGCGAAATTATGAAGCTCCGACTGCTGGCCCGGGTGGTCTCAGCTTCTTACCTTCGGACCTTCTTAACTTCATTGTAGTGATCAGCCGGCATCCACATCTATCTTACAGGCCCCCGGCACCTTGTTCTTCTGTAGTTCCTCCAGCTGTTTCAGCAGCTTCTTCTCCTCGCTGGAAAGCTTCTGCGGCATCCAGACCTCCACCTTGATCAGCTCGTCGCCGCTGCCGCTGGAGTTCAGCCGCGGCAGGCCCTTGCCCCGCATCCTAAAGACCTTGCCCGAGGGCGTGCCGGAGGGGATGGAGAGCTCGGCCTTGCCGTTAAGCATCGGCACCTCTATCTTGCAGCCCAGCACCGCCTGGGCGTATGAGACCGATACGCCCACCAGCAGGTCGTCGCCGTGGCGGGTGAACAGCGGGTGCTGTTTTTCCTCGATATAGACCAGGATGTCCCCGGCCGGGCCGCCCCGCAATCCGATGTTGCCCTGGCCCCGCAGGGGCAGGTAGTTGCCGTCGGCCGCCCCGCCCGGGATCTTGACCTTGATGGTGGCGTCCTTCTTTACCCGGCCCTCGCCCCCGCAGCCCTTGCAGGGATTGGAGATGATCTTGCCCTCGCCCCCGCACTGGGGGCAGGTCCCCACGTTGATGAACTGGCCGAACACCGAGCGCGAGACCTGGCGCACCTCGCCCGAGCCCTTGCAGGCCGGGCATTCCTTGATGTCCGCCCCGGACTTGACCCCCGAGCCGCTGCAATCCGGGCAGGATTCATAGCGCTTGAGCTGCAGGGTCTTTTCCACCCCGGAGGCTATCTCCTCCAGAGTCAAGGGCAGGCGGATCTGCAGGTCGCCGCCCCGGCGCTCGTTCCGGCCCCGCCGCCGTGCGCCCTGGCCCTGGCCCTGCCCGCCGAAGAACATGTCGAAGATGGAATTCCCGCCGCCCCCGCCGCCGAACATGGAGCCGAAGATGTCCTGAATGTCATCGGCGTGGGTGAAGTCCCGGCCGAAGTCGAAGCCGCCCCGGCCGAAGCTGGGGTCCACCCCGGCGTGGCCGTACTGGTCGTAGTTGGCCCGCTTCTGCTTGTCCATCAGCACCTCGTAGGCTTCCGAGAGCTCCTTGAACTTCTCCTCGGCCGCCTTGGGGTTCTCCCGGTTCATGTCGGGATGGTGCTTCTTGGCCAGATTGCGGTAGGCCTGCTTTACCTGGTCTTCTGTGGCATTTTTGGGGATGCCCAGTATTTCGTAGTAGTCGTTTTTGGTGGGGGTCATGTGCACTATCTATGCTGTAGTTTATGGATTTGCCAGTTCGTAATGATCTATGAAAATAAAGTTTCCCAAATTTTCGCCTAACATGCCTGTCCATATACAGTAAATTTCCATATGCCTTTTTACCATACCTGAGCCATTATACCAGTCATACCAAACGATATCAGTATCCCAGTTTCCGTCCCCATCAACATCTAATAGTGACTTTATTTTCCAGCAATATTCGCTTTGGCCATTTACTAT encodes the following:
- a CDS encoding M1 family aminopeptidase — translated: MKTSKIILVLLTAAIPALAREPMESRPVPGFFKPAPVHAKFDSAHQYDVLRYRLAVDLPMTNDSLYGHQDILAVRKTTGDSLILNCVRLEVDSVKLNGSHTGFARSADTLSLTADFAAVGLEQSFKLEIFYRGGNFSKNGANKWGYFWYPQGYDANTLHTSGYTMSEPQDARAWMPCFDEPWDKADSGCSISITLPDSFAAASNGLLQDTLRSGDRLTWRWQEDSAITTYLMCFTASRFSLWSDTAHTVSGRAIPLNYFIWPEDSAQSRTVFATVPGMVRLLDSLFTPYPFSKYGMAAVYPAWFGGMEHQTMTTITRSWLLGNVQKGVIHELAHMWYGDLVTCGTWPDIWLNEGFASYLEAIHYESEKDSVPGNYLNQYFWRALTGNANLYPVYNPPPSLWFDYSLVYNKGAWVLHGLRWVMGDPAFFPMMRAYTDSFANGSAVTAEFQRIAEQHNGSSLQWFFDQWLCRAGHPIYSTAIYYKTQGDSNSAWVKLRQTSTTGELYKMPLALACSTSAGFDSVTVVWDSLTSQDFLVYDDQPIARIKLDQNSWVLKEWTDFLPELWYLDTTTKKYAGSDIRVYWHDFWIDTTCAGYNIYRAENAGGPFARINSNIVLDTVYTDTTTYAGTEYYYAVTAVSSTDTCYETRQSNVLSIVAGQGGVEGDPGNVELITATGLSQNAPNPFKQLTIINYQLTRPGLATIKVYNVQGQLVKTLVNGTQPAGRHQAQWNGRDETGNRTSSGIYFARLEAEGRTITRTLQYIK
- a CDS encoding RsmE family RNA methyltransferase — protein: MAEYFYAPPECVSERQIVITGEEARHIAKVLRHKKGDMLTIVDGQGGEYMCSIATATEHTVTASIVNKLRKSHEPIARVTLAQAVPKGQRMDFAVEKGTELGLFAIIPLITKNSVARPGENDKLLPPLQDEEGPGHKTARWQRISTAAMKQSLRSVLPQISQPEELKDLMQRHKEYDLILLADEGQQKISVASVFKGLAKMPRTVLCLAGPEGGFTQEERALAQKHNAHIVTLGPRRLRAETAGIVLSTLILAQLGELGE
- the dnaJ gene encoding molecular chaperone DnaJ; protein product: MTPTKNDYYEILGIPKNATEDQVKQAYRNLAKKHHPDMNRENPKAAEEKFKELSEAYEVLMDKQKRANYDQYGHAGVDPSFGRGGFDFGRDFTHADDIQDIFGSMFGGGGGGNSIFDMFFGGQGQGQGARRRGRNERRGGDLQIRLPLTLEEIASGVEKTLQLKRYESCPDCSGSGVKSGADIKECPACKGSGEVRQVSRSVFGQFINVGTCPQCGGEGKIISNPCKGCGGEGRVKKDATIKVKIPGGAADGNYLPLRGQGNIGLRGGPAGDILVYIEEKQHPLFTRHGDDLLVGVSVSYAQAVLGCKIEVPMLNGKAELSIPSGTPSGKVFRMRGKGLPRLNSSGSGDELIKVEVWMPQKLSSEEKKLLKQLEELQKNKVPGACKIDVDAG